In a single window of the Micrococcaceae bacterium Sec5.7 genome:
- a CDS encoding APC family permease produces the protein MSTETTTAGGGAGGPSGGAVPAKGLHAGILDLGDSVMLGLASTAPVYSLAATLGLIVAVNGNYTPLILLLGFVPVLFIAYAFRELNSAMPDCGTTFTWARRAFGPWAGWLGGWGVALAGIVVLANLAQVAGQYLWLLIGDGSLAANKAVVTVTGVVFIAFMTLVNYRGIRLGEHVQRVLTYIQYIALGIFAVAIIVRIVGGASGGAPEGQAFDVEWFNPAGAFADPGAVVHGALLALFIYWGWDTCLAVNEETENPSVTPGRGAIISAFVLVAIYVSVALLVMMYATAGTEGIGLGNTANQDDVFLAMKDVVLGPWGWLIVVAVLASVLSSTQTTILPTARGTLSMGVHGALPARFGEVHKRNQTPGFSTQVMGAAAIVYYVVMSFLSENLLSDSISAISLFIAFYYALTGFACVWYFRGTLRGSARSLWFRGILPLLGALMLTAAFFISAVQMWDPAYGNTQIFGIGGAFVSGVVLLALGVVLAIVCRFLPSARGYFLAKQPGGLAPR, from the coding sequence ATGAGCACAGAGACCACGACGGCGGGCGGCGGCGCCGGGGGCCCGTCCGGTGGCGCTGTCCCCGCCAAGGGGCTCCACGCCGGGATCCTGGATCTCGGCGACTCCGTCATGCTGGGGCTGGCCTCCACCGCACCCGTGTATTCGCTGGCGGCCACGCTCGGCCTGATCGTTGCAGTGAACGGCAACTACACTCCCCTGATCCTGCTCCTGGGCTTTGTGCCCGTGCTGTTCATTGCCTATGCCTTCCGCGAACTCAACAGCGCCATGCCGGACTGCGGCACCACGTTCACGTGGGCGCGACGAGCCTTCGGTCCGTGGGCCGGCTGGCTGGGCGGCTGGGGTGTGGCGCTGGCGGGCATCGTGGTCCTTGCCAATCTGGCGCAGGTGGCCGGGCAGTATCTCTGGCTGCTGATCGGCGACGGCTCACTGGCTGCGAACAAGGCCGTGGTGACCGTTACCGGCGTCGTGTTCATTGCCTTTATGACCCTTGTGAACTACCGCGGCATCCGGCTGGGTGAGCACGTCCAGCGCGTCCTGACATACATCCAGTACATCGCCTTGGGCATCTTTGCGGTGGCCATCATTGTCCGGATTGTGGGCGGCGCTTCCGGCGGAGCGCCGGAAGGCCAGGCGTTCGACGTCGAGTGGTTCAACCCGGCCGGAGCCTTTGCGGACCCCGGCGCCGTGGTCCACGGGGCCCTGCTGGCGCTGTTCATCTACTGGGGCTGGGACACCTGCTTGGCCGTCAACGAGGAAACTGAAAACCCCTCCGTCACACCAGGCCGCGGCGCCATCATCTCGGCCTTTGTCCTGGTGGCCATTTATGTATCGGTGGCCCTGCTGGTCATGATGTACGCCACCGCGGGCACAGAGGGCATCGGCCTGGGCAATACCGCCAACCAGGATGACGTCTTCCTGGCCATGAAGGACGTGGTGCTGGGTCCGTGGGGCTGGCTGATTGTGGTCGCTGTGCTGGCCTCCGTGCTGTCCTCCACCCAGACCACCATTCTCCCGACGGCCCGCGGCACCCTCTCCATGGGGGTCCACGGCGCACTGCCGGCCAGGTTCGGCGAGGTCCACAAACGCAATCAGACACCAGGCTTCTCCACCCAGGTGATGGGTGCCGCCGCCATTGTGTACTACGTGGTGATGAGCTTCCTCAGCGAGAACCTGCTGTCCGATTCCATCAGCGCCATCAGCCTGTTCATCGCCTTCTACTACGCGCTGACCGGCTTCGCATGCGTCTGGTACTTCCGCGGCACGCTCCGCGGATCAGCCCGCAGCCTGTGGTTCCGCGGCATCCTGCCGCTGCTGGGGGCGCTGATGTTGACCGCGGCCTTCTTTATCTCGGCCGTGCAGATGTGGGATCCCGCCTACGGCAACACGCAGATCTTCGGCATCGGCGGGGCTTTCGTCAGCGGCGTGGTGCTGCTGGCCCTCGGCGTTGTTCTCGCCATTGTGTGCCGGTTCCTGCCGTCCGCCCGGGGGTACTTCCTGGCGAAGCAGCCCGGCGGCTTGGCGCCGAGGTGA
- a CDS encoding glutathionylspermidine synthase family protein, protein MKRLSSEPRPDWKQKIEEQGLVFSTTTMPDGKKIEYWNESAYYEFTMDEVETLEGTAEEMHRMCLEAAKFLATGAMGEIGIGPQALELAGESLLAGDMDIYGRFDFVYDGQGGPAKMLEYNADTPTGLIEAAVAQWFWLQDVFPEKDQWNGIHEALIRQWKKLQYRTGMSTLHIAHSEAEESGEDWMTAAYMRDVAGQAGWTTIGINMSDIGWDPNLNRFVDLDNFMISTMFKLYPWELMMKEPFGHRLLQRAHNPRWVEPAWKMLLSNKALLAALWHLYPDHPNLLPAYLNEPGPLKEWVAKPLLGREGDNIKIHADGINMEQTGGYGREGWCYQQFHSLPSFDGNHPVLGLWVVDGESVGCGIRESDGPITDYFCRFVPNTIDAAAPLSAKAYSSKAGIAL, encoded by the coding sequence GTGAAGCGATTGTCATCGGAGCCCCGGCCGGACTGGAAGCAGAAGATCGAAGAGCAGGGCCTGGTCTTTTCCACCACCACCATGCCTGACGGCAAGAAGATCGAGTACTGGAACGAATCCGCCTACTACGAGTTCACCATGGACGAGGTGGAGACCCTCGAGGGAACCGCCGAGGAAATGCACCGGATGTGCCTCGAGGCGGCGAAGTTCCTGGCCACGGGCGCCATGGGCGAGATCGGGATCGGCCCGCAGGCGCTGGAGCTGGCCGGCGAATCACTCCTGGCCGGCGATATGGACATCTACGGGCGCTTCGACTTTGTCTACGACGGCCAGGGCGGGCCGGCCAAGATGCTGGAGTACAACGCTGACACCCCCACCGGGCTCATCGAAGCCGCCGTGGCCCAGTGGTTCTGGCTGCAGGACGTCTTCCCCGAGAAGGACCAGTGGAACGGCATCCATGAGGCCCTAATCCGGCAGTGGAAGAAACTGCAGTACCGCACCGGCATGAGCACACTGCACATTGCGCACTCGGAGGCCGAGGAATCCGGCGAGGACTGGATGACGGCCGCCTACATGCGGGATGTGGCCGGCCAGGCGGGCTGGACCACCATCGGGATCAACATGTCGGACATCGGCTGGGACCCCAACCTGAACCGCTTTGTGGACCTGGACAACTTCATGATCAGCACCATGTTCAAGCTCTACCCGTGGGAGCTCATGATGAAGGAGCCCTTCGGCCACCGGCTGCTCCAGCGTGCCCACAATCCGCGTTGGGTTGAGCCTGCCTGGAAGATGCTGCTGTCCAACAAGGCCCTGCTGGCCGCACTCTGGCACCTCTATCCGGATCATCCCAATCTGCTCCCCGCCTACCTCAACGAACCGGGGCCGCTGAAGGAGTGGGTGGCCAAGCCGCTGCTTGGGCGCGAAGGCGACAACATCAAGATCCACGCCGACGGCATCAACATGGAGCAGACTGGCGGGTACGGTCGCGAGGGCTGGTGCTACCAACAGTTCCACTCACTCCCCAGCTTCGACGGTAACCACCCGGTCCTGGGCCTGTGGGTGGTGGACGGCGAGTCCGTGGGCTGCGGGATCCGCGAATCCGACGGCCCCATCACCGATTACTTCTGCCGTTTTGTGCCCAACACCATCGACGCAGCCGCTCCGCTTTCAGCAAAGGCCTATTCCAGCAAAGCAGGTATCGCACTATGA
- a CDS encoding SDR family oxidoreductase has protein sequence MGSSPREDAWPKTALITGAGRVAGIGAGIARRLAAEGWDLVLTYWQDYDARMPWGIQPDDVGILTAELRETGVRAVALAADFQDPQAVERLMAEAAEHAGPLHAMVLCHAESVDSGVLDTTLEAFDRHFAVNTRASWQLIAAFAQQATHDGGAIVALTSDHTAFNLPYGASKGALDRIVIAAARELGPLGITANVLNPGPVDTGWMGPELREDLSRRQPGGRLGTPDDVAGTVAFLLSPAGRWVSGQLIKSDGGFSA, from the coding sequence ATGGGTTCCTCACCGCGCGAAGACGCTTGGCCCAAAACAGCGCTGATCACCGGAGCGGGCCGGGTTGCCGGGATCGGCGCCGGGATCGCCCGCCGGCTCGCGGCCGAGGGCTGGGACCTGGTCCTGACGTACTGGCAGGACTATGACGCCCGGATGCCGTGGGGGATCCAGCCGGACGACGTCGGGATCCTCACCGCGGAGCTCCGGGAAACCGGTGTCCGTGCGGTGGCGCTGGCCGCTGACTTCCAGGATCCGCAGGCTGTGGAGCGGCTCATGGCCGAGGCGGCAGAGCACGCAGGCCCGTTGCACGCCATGGTGCTCTGCCATGCAGAATCAGTGGATTCCGGCGTCCTGGACACCACACTCGAGGCATTCGACCGCCACTTCGCGGTGAACACGCGTGCCAGCTGGCAGCTGATCGCCGCGTTCGCGCAGCAGGCAACGCACGACGGCGGCGCCATAGTGGCGCTGACCAGCGACCACACGGCGTTCAACCTTCCGTACGGTGCGTCCAAGGGTGCGCTGGACCGGATTGTTATTGCCGCTGCCAGGGAACTGGGTCCGTTGGGAATCACTGCCAACGTGCTGAACCCCGGGCCCGTGGACACCGGCTGGATGGGCCCGGAGCTGAGGGAGGACCTGTCCCGGCGCCAGCCCGGCGGCCGGCTCGGGACACCGGACGATGTTGCCGGAACCGTTGCATTCCTGCTTTCGCCGGCGGGCCGCTGGGTATCAGGTCAGCTGATCAAGTCCGACGGCGGTTTCTCGGCCTAG
- a CDS encoding MOSC domain-containing protein: protein MDTASLLAVCRVHQLLSDEGSVGVTAIDKRPVDGPVKVHKLGLHGDIQASRIHHGGEDQALYAYSQADADYWAGELQRDMPPGIFGENLRVSGIGTTEAVIGERWKIGLQVEVEVTSPRTPCATFQRRMDEPRWIKRFAEAGLVGTYLRVVRTGSIQAGDHIHRLYVPTHGVTIGKWFSDPDLESMEALRDAEADGEIRLQPEFHDAFDGLLRRLGS from the coding sequence ATGGACACCGCATCATTACTTGCAGTCTGCCGGGTACACCAGCTCCTCAGCGATGAGGGGAGCGTGGGTGTCACGGCCATCGATAAACGGCCTGTGGACGGACCCGTGAAGGTCCACAAGCTGGGGCTTCACGGCGATATCCAGGCCAGCCGGATCCACCACGGCGGCGAGGACCAGGCCTTGTACGCCTATTCCCAGGCCGATGCCGACTACTGGGCGGGGGAGCTTCAGCGGGACATGCCGCCCGGGATTTTCGGGGAGAACCTCCGGGTCTCCGGCATCGGAACCACTGAAGCCGTGATTGGTGAGCGGTGGAAAATCGGGCTCCAGGTGGAAGTCGAGGTCACCTCGCCGCGCACACCGTGTGCCACATTCCAACGCCGCATGGATGAGCCCCGGTGGATCAAGCGCTTCGCCGAGGCCGGCCTGGTGGGAACCTACCTCCGCGTCGTCAGAACGGGGAGCATCCAGGCAGGGGACCATATCCACCGGCTTTACGTGCCCACCCATGGCGTGACCATCGGCAAATGGTTCAGCGACCCCGATCTCGAGTCCATGGAGGCGCTCCGCGACGCCGAGGCTGACGGGGAAATCCGGCTCCAGCCGGAATTCCACGACGCCTTCGATGGGCTTCTCCGCCGGCTCGGCAGCTGA
- a CDS encoding amidohydrolase, producing the protein MRTPAAAAAARTSVTTSVRTTVRTAAVRTSAVTDSQTVAITNAHVVPIEGEPFDGTVVVRAGKIAALGPAVKIPGDAETIDAGGQWLLPGFIDAHVHLGMHPEGEVSATSDVNEMTDPIMAAVRAIDAVDPFDPGFDDALAGGITTVNVNPGSGNPIGGLAVALHTHGRYIEEMVLRSPSGLKSALGENPKRNYGEKKQTPSTRLGTAMVIRKAFIDAQNYMAKKDKNAIDPRMEALAMVLRREIPWRQHCHRADDIATALRLADEFGYELVLDHGTEAHVLGDVLAERGIPVLIGPLFTTKSKVELRGRSMQNPGKLAAAGVEISIITDHPVIPIHFLVHQCTLAIKEGLDRETALRAITINPAKVLGLADRVGSLKKGKDADLVLWSGDPLDVMQRALKVWIGGKPVYHYDADAREGVAAARG; encoded by the coding sequence ATGCGAACACCCGCCGCAGCTGCCGCCGCCAGGACAAGTGTCACAACCAGTGTCAGGACCACCGTTAGGACCGCTGCCGTCAGGACCTCTGCTGTCACCGACAGCCAAACCGTGGCCATCACCAACGCCCATGTGGTCCCGATCGAAGGCGAACCCTTCGACGGCACCGTAGTGGTCAGGGCTGGCAAGATCGCCGCGCTCGGCCCGGCCGTCAAAATCCCAGGGGACGCCGAGACCATCGACGCCGGCGGCCAGTGGCTGCTGCCCGGTTTCATCGATGCCCATGTGCATCTGGGCATGCACCCGGAAGGCGAAGTCAGCGCGACTTCGGACGTCAACGAGATGACGGATCCCATCATGGCCGCGGTCCGCGCGATTGACGCCGTGGACCCGTTCGACCCTGGCTTTGACGATGCGCTGGCCGGCGGTATCACAACCGTGAACGTCAACCCCGGCTCCGGGAACCCGATAGGAGGCCTGGCCGTGGCCCTGCACACCCACGGCCGGTATATCGAGGAAATGGTGCTTCGTTCCCCCAGCGGCCTGAAATCGGCTCTCGGTGAGAACCCCAAGCGCAACTATGGCGAAAAGAAGCAGACGCCCTCCACCCGGCTCGGCACGGCCATGGTGATCCGCAAGGCCTTCATCGACGCCCAGAACTACATGGCCAAGAAGGACAAGAACGCGATTGATCCGCGCATGGAAGCCCTTGCCATGGTGCTGCGCCGCGAGATCCCGTGGCGCCAGCACTGCCACCGCGCGGACGACATCGCCACTGCCCTCAGGCTCGCGGACGAGTTCGGCTATGAGCTTGTCCTGGACCACGGCACTGAAGCCCACGTCCTGGGCGATGTCCTCGCCGAACGCGGTATTCCGGTGTTGATCGGCCCGCTGTTCACCACCAAGTCAAAGGTAGAGCTGCGGGGGCGCTCAATGCAGAATCCGGGCAAGCTCGCGGCGGCCGGCGTCGAGATTTCCATCATCACGGACCACCCTGTGATCCCCATCCACTTCCTGGTCCACCAGTGCACCCTGGCCATCAAGGAAGGCCTGGACCGCGAAACGGCGCTCAGGGCAATCACCATCAACCCGGCAAAGGTCCTGGGGCTCGCAGACCGCGTGGGGTCACTCAAAAAGGGCAAGGACGCCGACCTCGTATTGTGGAGCGGCGATCCCCTGGATGTGATGCAGCGGGCACTGAAGGTGTGGATCGGCGGCAAGCCGGTGTACCACTACGACGCCGATGCGCGGGAGGGTGTCGCTGCGGCGCGGGGCTAA
- a CDS encoding Tat pathway signal protein, which produces MGPKQDPHKDPKKGAAKKDQDKTAASDFTPPHGDPGSGQIPPWQVPQPELRPDLLGQPIPVLDPFARDREREVHSAAVRKKRSQRRTVVVGLGVTALLAGTITAVVASNQDEADYAQVCFNDETGERVDDTQCNSSAGRSGALYAWYFYARGASVPGVGQNRSSYPAATKTVPSGAKTATGYSTKGGTVSRGGFGSSSKGGSTGG; this is translated from the coding sequence ATGGGCCCGAAACAGGACCCGCATAAGGACCCGAAAAAGGGCGCGGCGAAGAAGGACCAAGACAAAACCGCCGCGTCCGATTTCACCCCGCCACACGGCGATCCCGGGAGCGGACAGATTCCCCCATGGCAGGTACCGCAGCCGGAACTCCGCCCTGACCTGCTGGGCCAGCCCATTCCTGTGCTGGATCCCTTCGCCAGGGACCGCGAGCGCGAGGTGCATTCCGCTGCGGTGCGTAAGAAGCGTTCGCAGCGCCGCACCGTCGTCGTCGGTCTTGGTGTGACTGCCCTGCTGGCCGGGACCATCACCGCCGTGGTGGCGAGCAACCAGGACGAGGCTGACTATGCGCAGGTCTGTTTCAACGACGAAACCGGCGAGCGCGTGGACGATACCCAGTGCAACAGCTCAGCCGGACGCAGCGGGGCCCTGTACGCGTGGTACTTCTATGCCCGCGGAGCCAGTGTTCCCGGCGTAGGCCAGAACCGTTCCAGCTACCCCGCGGCAACCAAGACCGTTCCGAGCGGAGCCAAGACGGCCACGGGCTACAGCACCAAGGGCGGCACCGTCAGCAGGGGCGGCTTTGGCAGCAGCTCCAAAGGCGGAAGCACGGGGGGCTAG